TCCGGAGCGGCGAGGTGCGGAATTCGTAGCGGTCCTCCGGGTTTCCGGTCACCTGCTCCAGTCCGAAGTCCTCGTTCTTCCCCGGCCCGTCGAAGACGGAGTTCGTCACGGCGGGAGCGACCTGCGGCACGGCGATCACGTGGGTCTCGAAGTCGCTGAACATCTCGTTCGACCGCCCGGATACGGCGTGGCACGAGGCGCACCGAGCCCGTCCGAAGAAGAGGAGCGCGCCGCGCTTCATCGCGGGCGTCATCGCGTCCGACTCGCCGCGAGCGAATCGGTCGATGGGGGCGTTCGCGAACGTGAGCGAGAACTCGAACTCCGCGATGGCCTGCCCGAAGTGGTCGAAGGTGATCGGGGCGCCGTCCCGGACCTCCGGGAAGACCCGGCCGAAGAGGGTCCGGTACTCGGGGATCGCGTTGAGCCGCCGCAGAACCTCGTCCCGGATCTCGGTGTTTCCTCCCTCGAACGTGAACCCCGCGACCTCGTTGCGCTCCGTCGGCGGGATGAAGGCCTGGGCCACGAGGAGATGCGCGTGCTTCGAGAGCGTCATCCCCTCCGGTTCCGGGAACCGGAACCCCTGGGAGTTGTCGAACGGATCTCCCGAGAGCGCCGCGAAGCGGGAGTTCCACATCAGATTCGGGTAGAAGGCGTTGTTGATCACGAGGGGCGCCCGGCGCTGGTTCCGCGGGCCGGTCCGGCCCGGACCGACGATGCCGTTGTTCTCCACCCCGATGGCGATGGACTGCGTGTCCCCGAACCCGTGGGTCGGCGAATGGCAGCCGGCGCACGAGTTGTCATCGTTCAGGCCGGTCACCGTATCGAACCAGAGAAGCCTCCCCAGATCGGCGAGACGGCGGTCGACGGGACGCCCGAGACGCTTCGTGAGGCTCCGCTCCACGGAACCCGTGAAGCCGTGGGACCGTAGGACCTCTTGAAGCTCCCGGTCGACCGGATCCGGAGCGCGCGCGGCGGAGAGAAGGATGGCCAGGACGGGGGTCAGGATCAGGACACCGATCGAGATACGAAGTGGAGTCGGTTGGGGCTGCACGGCTCTATCTCCTTTCGGGTTCCCCGGTGGGAACCCGGCCCAGGGCACATCCAGGGGACTTCAAGCGTACCCTCCCCGTTTTCCGGGATACCACCAGGAACTTTGCGCGTTCTTGCGAGCCATGGGCCCGCGTGGCATCATCGGCCGTTCACCCGCCCGCCGTACCGACCTCTAGGAGGAGCCGTGGAATCCATCCGCTTCGACCGAACCTCTCGCGCGATCGCGCTCGCATGCTCGCTCGCCGTCACGCTTTGCGCCCTCGCGGGGGCTCCGGCGCTCGCGGCGGATGCCCCGAAGGCCGGGACCGAGTCCGGGGCGTCGATGCCCCCCGTCTTCTTCACCGGGAAGCCCGAGGCCGCGGCCTTCTTCGCGGCTCGCGAGGTCGAGCTGGTCGAGGCCCAGAAGGCGCTCGACCGGATGCTCGCGGTGAAGGGCAAGCGCACGGTCGAGAACACCCTGGTCCCCTTCAACGAGGTCGCGACCCTCTCCGAGAACGCCGTCTACGCCGCCTACATCATGGAGCAGACGCACCCCGACTCCGCCTTCCGCGCCCAGGCGGAACCGATGGTCCAGAAGGCGAGCAAGTTCATCGACGACCTGAGCCTGAACCGCGCCGTGTACGACGCGCTCAAGGAAGTCGACGTGAAGAAGGCGGACGCGGCGACCCGCTACTTCTACGAGAAGACGATGCAGGACTTCCGCCGCGCGGGCGTGGACCGGGACGAGGCGACCCGCAAGATGATCTCGACCCTGCTCGACGACCTCACGAAGACGGGACAGGAGTTCTCGAAGAACATCCGGGAAGACTCGCGGAAGTTCCAGGTGGACGGGCCCGAGGCCCTGAAGGGGCTGCCCGAGGACTTCATCAAGGGTCATGCTCCCGGCCCCGACGGGAAGATCACGCTGTCGATCGAGACTCCCGACTACATGCCCGTGATGCGCTATGCCGAGAGCTCCGAGCTACGCCGGAAGATGATGCATGAGCGCGAGAACCGCGCGTATCCCAAGAACATGGCCGTGCTCGACTCGCTGATCCACAAGCGCCACCGCCTCGCGACCCTGCTCGGGTACGCGAACTGGGCGGACTACATCACCGAGGACAAGATGATCGAGTCCGGCAAGAACGCCGCGGACTTCATCGAGCGCCTCCGCGAGAACACCTTCCGGCACGCGCAGAACGAGTACACGATCTATCTCGCCAGGAAGCGCGAGGACGATCCGTCGGCCACGGCGGTGAACGCCTGGGAGTCCGCGTATTACGGCCGGCTGATCCGGAAGCGCGACTTCGACTTCGATCCGCAGGAAGTGCGCCCGTACTTCCCCTTCGAGCAGGTGAAGCGGGGCGTGCTGGACGTCACGTCCAAGATGTTCGGGGTCACCTACAGGAAGCTCGACACGCCGGTGTGGCACGAGAGCGTGGACGCCTACGAGATGTACGACGGCTCGAAGCTCCTGGGGCGCTTCTTCCTCGATCTCCATCCGCGCCCCGGGAAGTACAACCACGCGGCGAAGTTCACGATCCGCCAGGGCGTGGCGGGCGTCCAGGTCCCGGAGCACGCGCTCATCTGCAACTTCCCGGGCGGGAAGCCGGGCGATCCCGGCCTGATGGAGCACTCGGACGTGGAGACCTTCTTCCACGAGTTCGGCCACCTCGTCCACGCCATCCTCGGAGGGCAGGGACGCTGGGAGCCCTTGTCCGGAACCGCGACGCAGCGCGACTTCGTGGAAGCGCCTTCCCAGATGCTCGAGGAGTGGTGCTGGGACTCGAAGGTGCTCCAGACGTTCGCGAAGCACCATGAGACGGGGAAGCCCATTCCCGCGGAGATGGTCGAGAAGATGCGCCGCGCCGACGCGTTCGGCCGGTCGATCACCACCGCCACCCAGGCGTTCTACGCGGCGATCTCGCTCAACATGTACAACCGCCCTCCGGACCAGGTGAACACGGACGAGATCGTGAAGTCGCTCGAGCCGAAATTCCGGCCGATTCCGCCCATGCCGGACACGCACATGCAGACCTCGTTCGGCCACCTCGACGGCTACTCGGCCGTGTACTACACGTACATGTGGTCGCTCGTGATCTCGAAGGACATGTTCAGCATGTTCGACCGGAACGACCTGCTCGATCCCAAGGTGTCGCGCCGCTACCGGGACAAGGTGCTCGCGCCGGGCGGAACGAAGCCGGCGAAGCAGCTCGTGAAGGACTTCCTGGGCAGGGACTACAAGTTCGACGCGTTCAACGAGTGGCTGGCCGAGGGGAACAAGACGGCATCGAGCGGCGGAGCCACCGCGGGGTCGAGCGCGCCCGCGAAGTAGCGCCCCGGACAGCAGCGGTCGCTCCGGCGCGGCCGGGGAGGCTCCTACTCGGACGTGGCTCCGAGGACGGGCTCCCGGCCGCGCGGCGCGAGAAGCCGCGTGAGGTAGTCCGGTTTCCCGGGA
The window above is part of the Candidatus Eisenbacteria bacterium genome. Proteins encoded here:
- a CDS encoding cytochrome c peroxidase, coding for MQPQPTPLRISIGVLILTPVLAILLSAARAPDPVDRELQEVLRSHGFTGSVERSLTKRLGRPVDRRLADLGRLLWFDTVTGLNDDNSCAGCHSPTHGFGDTQSIAIGVENNGIVGPGRTGPRNQRRAPLVINNAFYPNLMWNSRFAALSGDPFDNSQGFRFPEPEGMTLSKHAHLLVAQAFIPPTERNEVAGFTFEGGNTEIRDEVLRRLNAIPEYRTLFGRVFPEVRDGAPITFDHFGQAIAEFEFSLTFANAPIDRFARGESDAMTPAMKRGALLFFGRARCASCHAVSGRSNEMFSDFETHVIAVPQVAPAVTNSVFDGPGKNEDFGLEQVTGNPEDRYEFRTSPLRNIAVQPTFCHNGAFTSIEEVVRHHCETASAARAYRPDRLAEDLRGPVGPIEPVLERLDPVMAAVPPMEGQDLSDLVAFVGQGLLDPRAEFRHLRRLIPSRVPSGRPVLTFEAPENQGRMLAGATAPGQGTHVRRAGSLRLRGAASEPSGLVAVRFDLARPAEVRARVYDVAGRLVRTLDGAGSLPTGSHTLRWDGTSGGGVRAARGVYWIEVQAGLDLARQRVLSLR
- a CDS encoding M3 family metallopeptidase, whose protein sequence is MESIRFDRTSRAIALACSLAVTLCALAGAPALAADAPKAGTESGASMPPVFFTGKPEAAAFFAAREVELVEAQKALDRMLAVKGKRTVENTLVPFNEVATLSENAVYAAYIMEQTHPDSAFRAQAEPMVQKASKFIDDLSLNRAVYDALKEVDVKKADAATRYFYEKTMQDFRRAGVDRDEATRKMISTLLDDLTKTGQEFSKNIREDSRKFQVDGPEALKGLPEDFIKGHAPGPDGKITLSIETPDYMPVMRYAESSELRRKMMHERENRAYPKNMAVLDSLIHKRHRLATLLGYANWADYITEDKMIESGKNAADFIERLRENTFRHAQNEYTIYLARKREDDPSATAVNAWESAYYGRLIRKRDFDFDPQEVRPYFPFEQVKRGVLDVTSKMFGVTYRKLDTPVWHESVDAYEMYDGSKLLGRFFLDLHPRPGKYNHAAKFTIRQGVAGVQVPEHALICNFPGGKPGDPGLMEHSDVETFFHEFGHLVHAILGGQGRWEPLSGTATQRDFVEAPSQMLEEWCWDSKVLQTFAKHHETGKPIPAEMVEKMRRADAFGRSITTATQAFYAAISLNMYNRPPDQVNTDEIVKSLEPKFRPIPPMPDTHMQTSFGHLDGYSAVYYTYMWSLVISKDMFSMFDRNDLLDPKVSRRYRDKVLAPGGTKPAKQLVKDFLGRDYKFDAFNEWLAEGNKTASSGGATAGSSAPAK